DNA from Bacteroides zoogleoformans:
AAATTCAAACCGACTTCTAAATTGATTAACCTAATAAAACAATCGCAATGAGACTAATTATTCAACCGGATTATCAATCCGTGTCAAAGTGGGCGGCACATTATGTGGCTGCAAAAATCAAGGCCGCCGCCCCCACACCCGAGAAACCTTTCGTGTTGGGATGCCCCACCGGCTCTTCTCCTTTGGGCATGTACAAAGAACTGATCGACCTGAACAAAAAAGGCATCGTTTCTTTCCGCAACGTAGTCACCTTCAATATGGACGAATACGTGGGGCTGCCTAAGGAACACCCCGAAAGCTACTACTCTTTTATGTGGAACAATTTCTTCAGCCACATCGACATCCTGCTCGAAAACACCAACATCCTGAACGGCAATGCGGCCGATTTGGACGAGGAGTGTGCCCGTTATGAAGAAAAAATCAAGTCATACGGCGGCATCGACCTCTTTATGGGAGGCATCGGACCCGACGGACACATCGCTTTCAACGAGCCGGGCTCTTCCCTGTCGTCGCGCACCCGCCGGAAGACGCTGACTACCGATACCATCATCGCCAACTCGCGTTTCTTCGACAACGACGTGAACAAAGTGCCCAAGACAGCGCTTACCGTAGGTGTGGGCACAGTGCTCAGCGCCAAGGAGGTGATGATTATCGTCAACGGTCACGGCAAGGCACGTGCCCTCTATCATGCCGTAGAAGGCCCCGTTATGCAGATGTGGACCATCAGTGCCCTCCAGATGCACGAAAAGGGTATCATCGTTTGCGACGATGCGGCTACCGACGAACTGAAGGTGGGCACTTACCGCTACTTCAAGGATATCGAGGCAGACCATCTGGAACCGGAAAGTTTGTTGAAATAAGTCGGCTCTTCCTGTCGCTTTATTATATGGCGCAATTCGTTCGATGCAGAACGGGTTGCGCTTTTTTTGTTTGCGTGGAAATATCGCGAAGATTATATGGGGGGATAGTTGCTGTGAGAAAAATGCTGGTCATCAATAATTTTATATTTATTTTTTTTTAGAAGAAAAATCAATTAACTTTGGAACGAATAAACTTTAAATCAAATATGGATCAAAAGAAAATAGATGTGCAATTCTTGCTGATATACATCGCTGTGGGCATCGTTGTTGCCACAGTCACAGCTTGGGCTTTGTATCAAAACCGCACAGAATATTGGAGGGCGCAGGCATGTAATACTTTTCAGAAGGCTTTGATTCAGGAATTACAGAAGAGGGATACGATGGATGTATTCTTTTTATTATCGGGAACTTCTGAACTCAGTTCAAAGTTTGACAAGGATAAGAAAGAATCGGTGAAGCGAAAGATTATAAGCGAGTTCGGAGAGAAAGAATTTATCATTCCATATGAAAAGTATAAGAATAATATAGAAAGCACTCTTGGTACACATGGTATGTATTCTTATGTATTGGCAATGGATCCTTTGAAGGCTGATTCTCTTAATGTGCTTTGGGAGAAACTGATGGCTGGAGAAGGATTTTTCGGAAGTACAATAGTTCGCACCTCCGTATCCGATTGGCAGGAACATGAGACCTACGCTTACTCGGCCGATTCTCTCTCCGTGCAGCGGTCGGACAGCATTGTATCCTATTATTTAGGAGGCAGATCCGAAATAGGGGTAACAGGGTATATTTATTATCCTTGGTGGAAAACTTTTTCCTTGAAAGACGTCTTTTTATTGAGTCTCCTTATAATAGGTTGTTGCTTGCTGTTTTTTATACAGGAATACTTTATCAGGCTTTATCATCGCCTTTTTGTAAAACAGGTGTCTACGGTTATACTGAAAGAAATACCGGTAATTGCAGCAGATAAGGCCGAGTCGCATACCTATAAAATGGGCGAAGATTTGCATTTTGATGCAGATCTTGGAATGCTGAAGCGGACGAACAATCCGGATGAGTTTTTGAAACTGACGCCGCAGGGAGCTAAATTATTGCAAGGTTTCTTGGATGCGGAGAAATATACACTATCCGTCGATGAGATTCTCGACCTGCTGTGGAATGGGGATAAAAGTGCACAAGAGGGGAGGGTGCACACCGCCATCAAAAGATTGCGTGAGAATCTACTCTCTTTTTCCGGCTGGACAATAGTGAACATCACTTCGGCTTATCAACTGAGGCCGCCTGCCTCATCGAGGGAAAGTTCTTTATAATGCACCGGGTTTCGTCAGGTGT
Protein-coding regions in this window:
- the nagB gene encoding glucosamine-6-phosphate deaminase; this translates as MRLIIQPDYQSVSKWAAHYVAAKIKAAAPTPEKPFVLGCPTGSSPLGMYKELIDLNKKGIVSFRNVVTFNMDEYVGLPKEHPESYYSFMWNNFFSHIDILLENTNILNGNAADLDEECARYEEKIKSYGGIDLFMGGIGPDGHIAFNEPGSSLSSRTRRKTLTTDTIIANSRFFDNDVNKVPKTALTVGVGTVLSAKEVMIIVNGHGKARALYHAVEGPVMQMWTISALQMHEKGIIVCDDAATDELKVGTYRYFKDIEADHLEPESLLK
- a CDS encoding helix-turn-helix domain-containing protein; amino-acid sequence: MDQKKIDVQFLLIYIAVGIVVATVTAWALYQNRTEYWRAQACNTFQKALIQELQKRDTMDVFFLLSGTSELSSKFDKDKKESVKRKIISEFGEKEFIIPYEKYKNNIESTLGTHGMYSYVLAMDPLKADSLNVLWEKLMAGEGFFGSTIVRTSVSDWQEHETYAYSADSLSVQRSDSIVSYYLGGRSEIGVTGYIYYPWWKTFSLKDVFLLSLLIIGCCLLFFIQEYFIRLYHRLFVKQVSTVILKEIPVIAADKAESHTYKMGEDLHFDADLGMLKRTNNPDEFLKLTPQGAKLLQGFLDAEKYTLSVDEILDLLWNGDKSAQEGRVHTAIKRLRENLLSFSGWTIVNITSAYQLRPPASSRESSL